Genomic window (Drosophila ananassae strain 14024-0371.13 chromosome 3L, ASM1763931v2, whole genome shotgun sequence):
CTACCTAATGGAATTTGGCCCAAGGAATTCCTTCCAAGTGCTCCCTCCGGGTTTGAACCTTCTACCGCTGCAAATGATGTCGGAAGATTGGCTTCAATCAACCTAGCCATTCTTTCATATAATTCTGTCAACAACTCGTTCTGCATGGACTTAACAGCGTCTAAAACTGTATTTTGGATTAACTCTTTCTGAACCAGTCCCAACGCGGATGTCCCTGATGAGCCACTGGGAGTAGAATCTAACATCTGCCCTCTATTTGACCTAGTGTTTTGAGCTGGAGTATCCGATCTTTCGAAGCATACTGTGCTACAAGTAGGACACGTTGTTTTACTTTTGGCATAGTCTGCAATGCAGGACTGATGGAAAGCATGACCACATTtggttttgtatgtttttccAACATCTAAGGTGGAATCACATAACGGACACTTTTGTGCCACATTTTCTTCGGGATCTGGCATAACTGGTTAATTTCTAGAATTTAGCAAggacagaaaaaataatatatctaaatgaaaaaaaatactgaCACGATTATTTAATGACAAATAAGCTAtggataataataatattaaaactaacttgcaaataaatctaaaaaaatgaaagcagGGAGTTCGAACAGATGTGATATGGAATTTCACCGAACGAAAAGGTCGATGAACTTTCCGTTGTATCAGCTGATTCTTTTGCTTCCCACAACAGGGAATTCAAACAGATGTAATATCCAAACGAAAAGGTCGATGAACTTTCCGTTGCATCAGCTGATTCTTCAGCTTCCCACAACTGTCTACTCGGTTTGATCGAACCCCTCAGAGGTTGACCTAGATTCGCTAAGGGTTTGATCgcctgatttaaaaaaaaattatttatttgtttatttatttatttacttttttttgtttttttttttttttttaaatcacgGTCGAACcgacaaaaaaactaaaatcgcAAACGACAAATATATCATAAAATAATTGACCCTGAACATAACTACACCCCTTGAGATAAGACCTGCCTGCGaaggaaaagaagaaaaaggaatgaagagaaaaaaaaatcacgtGAGTGGTGCTAAACACCTGTTGCTTGTGCGCAtacaccaacaacaaatgcTGCTTTACGACAGTGGCTAGGCGATTGCGATCTATCGCTTTTGCCTATAATCCCAGCTTCGTACACTGCACtacaaacttttttttcccattatttcgtGGTCAGCTAATACTTCATCATGAAAATAATTGCTGCAATTCCAAAgcgaaaaattatttttctttttgagaAAACTAATGcttctacttttttttatattttttttttttatttgaggaGTTCACTGCGTTCTAATATCATCCGTGGTCAGGCAATGCGGTTATAAGTAGCCCACAAATGCCTGCAATTCCTATGCGTGATGCGTGACCTGATGTAGATAGAGGGAATTTTAAAAGGATTCTTTTGCACTCGCTCGAGTTTAGGTCAAACCGTGGCCGGACGACCCTACTTCTCAGTACATGGTCTATCCGTTTCCTATGCGGCTGATCGAATTTCAAACGAGGTTGAGCCTAGCATGAGCTACAAAACGAGATCAAACTCCATCTTTGGGTATATCAaccaataaattaattgaCTTTTCCTAATTTGAGGACTGTTTTGTGAACTCTGGCCAAAATGAGTAGTTGTGATGGTGAGCTACGTTGCTTAACGTGGCCCTGAGGTTGGGCGCCATTTGTAACAATGATTATGAGTCCTTGAAAGTCATAAAGGATATGATATTCGAGTCCTAGGCGAGGTGTTGAATTTGGGAGGGGTGCCGCACGCAATATGACAAAtcttccggctctggctcgccAGCTAATGGGGTGGTGTTCTTGCCACGCCTCCCAAGGTGCCTTTTTCTCattattcacaaaaaaaaactgcgtGCATGGGGCAAGCTTCTCTTGGTAAGAGATCGGCTACTCATCTTGGCCACCGGGAGAAAGGATTaaggaaaaatagaaaagtgggTTCCTTCGCTACGGACTACACTGCCGAGGGCTCAAGACCTCAGATGTTGGGAGGCTTGTTTGCCCACCCTACCTGTGGCTAATACGGTCCTGGATACAAGACCCATGATGTTGCTATTAGCCCCTACCTCGGCGGTCTCAAGGGGATCAGTTAAGTCGGGTCAAAAAATAGATTTAATTAgcacattataaatatttatttaattactaaAAGAACTAAGATTAATTACTAAAATGAACATAATACTAATTGAAATATTGGCAAGTTATAAATATTGGTATAAATTGtataagtaaataaaattgacaagaattggcttttcaaaataGTAAAGAAAAATTAGGCATAAGCTAGGCCTTCCTATTAAAGTATAAATGTAGAAATTGCTTCTAACATATAAACGAACATATAAATGAACTTGCGCTCGAACTTGAGCGAAAATTTGCCAACGATCTGGGTCGAGCGACTTGGACTGAGGTATTTAACATTAGTTTGaacttttaatttcatttctttttatttaaattgtaaaTTGGCCATCGTGTTTAGGAGGCATTTCTTGTTCTCTTTTATAAGCTTAttgatttcatttaattttcctttcttttgattaaaatttctattatAAAAGAGTTTTCTATTTACACTCACCCCAATCTTGGTAATTCCATCGTCGAAAGCGCTTTCTCGGACTTGGGGTTTGCTGAAAATTTCGGaacttgaaaataataataaaaaaaacaaggaaattTCGTTAGCCTGAAATGCACTATGGGcccatggaaaatattttttttttcttttttatttttaaaggctCCAATGGCTCGAAATTAATTTTAGCCATTGGCAGTTATTAAAACATTATTCTTACTcactaaaaaaaacttattttaCTTAAGCTAACACTTATTTGGAAGCCGGAATCCCACGTGGATTCGCTCCTCCGATTTTTCCCGACCAAAATTTTCTGTATTCTCGCGCCGGGATCGCCAGATGTCTTCCAAGTGCCCCGGGTCACTCACGGGTCACTTTTCCGCCGGAAAACTGACGATCTTTTTCGATTTTGCTCGCGGCGAGGAAAAATTATGCGCTACCGAGCCCGGTTGGGATCAAACTGCCGCTCGCGCAAAGGGTTTGATGGTGGGCCTAGCGAGTCAAACTCAAGCCCATCGATTGAGTCTTTCttagtttatttgttttggggtcTATCTGACAATCTAAGCACAACCCGGAATCTTTCCGGCGAactctgctcctgctgctttgCGCCGTGGGCTTCCGGAATCCTTCAGATCCGCTCCGACTCGTTGGGGCTGCCTGACTTCCCCTCTGTTCCGGCAATAATTATCCTTTCGCCGAGCCTAGTCATGAAAGAGATACTTGACGAGAATTCCTGACTGACCCGCACCTCTTTCTTACCTCCACGGATCCAGAACTGGCCACAAAAACAGTGGGCTTTCCTGTTGGACTTTTCCGCCCCTGGACCTACGCTCCTCGTTCCCCGATTTGTTTCCACTTAGCACTTGGACACTTTTAGGTAAACCAATCCACTCAACCGAATCTGCGGAGGTGCAATGAGGGAATGATCGCACAGACGCCAAAATTGGCGCCGAATCCTCCCTGGCCTTTGCCCGAAGAGACAATCCCCCAAAATGGAAAGTTGCCATCTTACCCGGTTGCACTCCTTCTAATCTCTCTATGCCCCTTTATAGTTTGAAACTTGTCTTCTAGATGGCGCACCTTTCCCCTCTGCCTTTCTTTTTACAGATACAAGCGTTACAAAGCCCCTCCGCCAAGAATCTGGCTTGGGGTTTGATACCCTAAGACAGATTCCACCAACAGCTTGTATCTGCCTTGGCTACTGTCTCATATCCTTTGCATGAAATTTTCCCAGGAGATGGCCTTGCAGATCCTCTTTTGCGCACTCTAGCTTTTATGAATGCTGGGCCTAATTTGGCACTATATCCTGCCGCAAAATTACTCTGCttaaagtttttgtaaaatatttcttgCCCTTCTTTATAAGCCACCTCTCTAGCCCGCAGATTATACTGACGCTCATTCTTCTCATTCTGTTTCCTCAGAACCTTGCAAGCCTTCTTCCGGACTATTTCCATAGAGTCCTCTTTTGAAAGCGCCAAAGTCCTCCAACAGCCCTAAAGCTCTCAACAGTTTGTAGGATGACCCTGAGGAGACGAAATTCTGGCCGAAAGCCATATAATAAGGGGTAGCACCCAACGCCGAATGAACCGCTGTACGTAGAGCGCAACAAATACTGCTGAGTTGCTCGTCCCAATCTTTCTGGTCCGGTCTGACATAAGATCTTATCGCTGCGATGACTGATCGGTTAACCCTCTCCGATGCGTTCGACTGGGGCGAATAAGCAGCGGTCAAAGTGTGTGAAACAGAATATTCCCTTAGCAATTTCTGAAAAGTCTCAGCCCTGAACTGCGTTCCATTATCGGATACAATGGTTTCCGGTACGCCGAAAGTATGGAAAAGAACTTGCTGGAGATATTTAATGACCACGTCTGCCGTGAATTTTTTTACCGCCTTTAGAAATACAAACTTTGAGTAATGGTCCAACACTATGAATATTCCGATGTTCCCACTCCGAGACCGGGGGTACGGACCGAGAAAATCTATGTAAAGACGCTGGAAAAATCGCTCTGATACAGGAGCCACACCCATTGGAGGTCGAAGAGTTTTATTTGGGGCCTTGGTGGATTTACAATCTTCACAAGCTTGCGTATACGACTTCACATCGTTGACTAACCCTGGCCAATAGTAGTATCGCCTCACCCTTTCCAACGTCTTGTGAATACCTCCATGAAAAGCAAGAGGCTCGTCATGATTCTTTCTTAGAACCTCGGCAACCAGCTCCTCGTGAATCCACAATTTCCAATTGAAAATGTCATGCATCTGGTCTCCCGTTGCATGTTCTGTTCTCCGGTAAACGAGTCCATCTACCACTTTCAAATCTGGCAATTGCTTCTGATTGGCCTTGATTTTCTTTATAACTTCTAAATACTTGGCCGACCTGAATTCCGGTGCTTGCAGATCTATTAAAAGCCCGTGTCTCGCCTCTATAGCAGCTAGTTCCGCCCCATTGACCCTAGACAAAGCATCCGGTACAATATTCATTTTCCCACTTCTGTGTTCAATACTGAACGTGAAACCTTGCAACTTTAGAGCCCATCGAGCTAGGCGCGAGTGGAGATCCGTCTGACTCATGAGCCATTTGAGTGAAGCATGATCAGTGATCACCGTAAACTCATGGCCTTCTATATACGGCCGGAAACGTTTGATGCAAATTATGGCCGCGAGACACTCCTGTTCAGTAACCGAATAATTCCTTTGggctttgtttaattttttcgatACAAAAGCAATGGGATACTCGTCAATCTGATCTGTCTTTTGCACCAGCACGCCACCCACTCCTGACTTACTTGCATCCCATTGCACGAAGAAAGGTCTTGTAAAATCCGCGCTACGTAACACTGGGGCGGAGCAAAGCATGTCCTTAAGCAGGAAAAACGCCTTCTCCCCCTCCGGAGtcatttcgaatttttttcttggcttcAACAAATCTGTAAGTGGAGCCGATACTGATGCGATGTTATTGGTGAATTGCGATACCACCCCACCATACCAAGAAAACGCCGAAGAGATCTTAAATTTTGGGAAAGTGGAAAGTCTGCCATGGCCGATATTTTTTCTGGATCAGTTCGTATAGTCCCTTCTCCCACGATATGCCCAAGATATTTTACCGTTTTCACGCAGAATTTACTCTTATCCACGTTTAGTGTGAGCCCAGCTATTTTCATTTGCTCGGCCACCACACTTAAAACCTTCATGTGGGTTTCAAATGTATCTGAGACGACCAAGAGATCGTCTAAATAGACAAAGACTTCGTATCTAAGCTCAGGCGGGATAACTTTGTCCATTAATCGAGTCATCGTTTGAGACGCGTTAGTCAAACCGAATGGCATTACCTTGAATTGGTACAACGGCTTTCCCGGAATTGTAAATGCTGTTTTATCCCGAGATTTTGGGTCCAACGGGATCTGCCAATAGGCATCTTTCAAATCGAGGCTAGAGATATACATTGCCTTTGGAAGTCGAGATAAAATTCCATCGATTTGGGGTAAAGGATAAGCATCCTTTTTGGTAACAGCGTTAACTTTACGACTGTCCAAACACAACCGTACTTTCCCAGGTTTTTGAACCAGTACGACAGGCGAAGACCATGCACTCTGAGACTCCTTAATCGCTCCCATTTCCAACATTCGATCGACTTCTTTGTAAAGAAGCTTTTCAACCGCCGGTGACACCGGAAAGTGACGTTGTTTGACTGGCTTAGCATCCCCAACGTCGATTTCGTGCGAAATCAAAGTTGTTTTTCCTAATCCCGACGAGGCAAACGAAGGAAATTTCCCAATTACCTCGGATAGGCTGCATCGCTGACCCTCCGTCAGATTATGTGAATTGGACGCTATTTCTGATATTTGCATGGAAGATGGCAGCAAACTAAATGCTGTCCAGAACGTAATACCCAAGTACAAATCCAGATTCAGGGATGGTATGATATGGAACTCGAGATCCTTGGTTTCATCCTTGTATTTCACGGCCGTTTGAAGCTTTCCTACTACAACCTGTTTCTGACCATCTGCCGTGGTAGCAACTGTTACTCTTTTGAACGGAACTTTACCTCATATTAACTGTTCTGACAATTTCCCCCCAATCACATTAATAGCCGCCCCCGTGTCTAATAGACCAACCACTACCCTATCTAGGAGCCTGACTTCGGCATACGGACGATTATCATTGTTTTTAAACCTaattgtatttatagttttaacATTGTTCCAATAGGACCttattcttttaatatttctagACACCACTTTCTTCTTCACTTTCGGTTTTAAACCTGCAACTTGTGGAACCACcagatttggccaaaatttcGGGATCGGATCAGATGTAGGTGATCTCGCAGGGTTTTCCAAGGTCTGAATTGGACATACTAGTTTAGGTCCCCGTTTGTCGACTTGTCCTTTGGAACACTTGCCTGCTGTCGACCGCTGAAAGTGTTCGCTTTCCCGTTTTTTATACAATTCGTACAAGTATGACGGTAGTTATTTGGGGCGCCACAGCCGAAACAAAACACTTTGCGCTTCATTCGGCATTCTTTATGTCGATGGCCTTATTTGCGACAGTTCCAGCATAATAGTGCCATTGCACAGACTTCGCCATTCACTTCGCCGTCTTCGAATTCCTCAGCATCCATCATCTTCTCAACCAACTCGGAAACTTGTTTGCGGAACGGTACCACCTTCTGATAACCCTGGGATTTTCGGACGTCTTCTAAGAAATTTTCCCTGCGCCGGCATATTGCCCTTAAATTCTCTACCGATCGGACTGGAATGTTCAGAATCTCATGCCTTATCTCTGGccttaaatttctttttaaaatttccacCACTTCCATTTCGGTTAGTGGCATGTCCAGGTAATCCATTAACTCCTCTATTGCATCATAGAATGTATCGAATCCTTCCCTCTCCCGTTGCTTCCTATCTCGAATTGCTTCTCGGATATCTAAGTCCGTCCGCGCGTCTCTGAATTGCCTCCTTAGCGCAGTACAAAGAAAATCCCATCGCAATTCCTGAGTATTTTTGTGGTACCTCCAGTAGAACTCTCTCGCTTTTCCTTCAAACAGAAGGCTAGCATTGCTGcttagaattgaaaaattacctTCCAGCGTTTGTCTGGTGAGGGCTTCTACTCGGTAAATAAAATCATCAACACTAAGACCTTCCGGATTTCCACTAAACCGCAATTTCcaactatttaaaatatgGCCTACTTTGTCGGGCCTCTGGCTTAGGTCTGAGTGATTACTCCTGGGTGTTTCGCGATTGGACCCTACTGGTTCATCCATACTACCTAATGGAATTTGGCCCAAGGAATTCCTTCCAAGTGCTCCCTCCGGGTTTGAACCTTCTACCGCTGCAAATGATGTCGGAAGATTGGCTTCAATCAACCTAGCCATTCTTTCAGATAATTCTGTCAACAACTCGTTCTGCATGGACTTAACAGCGTCTAAAACtatattttggattaactCTTTCTGAACCAGTCCCAACGCGGATGTCCCTGATGAGCCACTGGGAGTAGAATCTAACATCTGCCCTGTATTTGACCTAGTGTTTTGAGCTGGAGTATCCGATCTTTCGAAGCATACTGTGCTACAAGTTGGACACGTTGTTTTACTTTTGGCATAGTCTGCAATGCAGGACTGATGGAAAACATGACCACATTtggttttgtatgtttttccAACATCTAAGGTGGAATCACATAACGGACACTTTTGTGCCACATTTTCTTCGGGATCTGGCATAACTGGTTAATTTCTAGAATTTAGCAAggacagaaaaaataatatatctaaatgaaaaaaaatactgaCACGATTATTTAATGACAAATAAGCTAtggataataataatattaaaactaacttgcaaataaatctaaaaaaatgaaagcagGGAGTTCGAACAGATGTGATATGGAATTTCACCGAACGAAAAGGTCGATGAACTTTCCGTTGTATCAGCTGATTCTTTTGCTTCCCACAACAGGGAATTCAAACAGATGTAATATCCAAACGAAAAGGTCGATGAACTTTCCGTTGC
Coding sequences:
- the LOC116656214 gene encoding uncharacterized protein LOC116656214, which codes for MATFHFGGLSLRAKAREDSAPILASVRSFPHCTSADSVEWIGLPKSVQVLSGNKSGNEERRSRGGKVQQESPLFLWPVLDPWRLGERIIIAGTEGKSGSPNESERI